A genomic region of Brachyhypopomus gauderio isolate BG-103 unplaced genomic scaffold, BGAUD_0.2 sc127, whole genome shotgun sequence contains the following coding sequences:
- the LOC143498954 gene encoding E3 ubiquitin-protein ligase TRIM35-like has translation MAATNPLSEEEFSCPVCCDIFRDPVLLSCTHSVCKTCLQQFWETKGSQECPVCRRRSSKSEPPLNRALKNLCESFLASRSQRSSAGSEVLCSLHNEKLKVFCLEDQQAVCVVCQISKEHKTHDCCPVEEAVCDFKNKLKTSLESLQQHLKVLEEHKQVCKKTAAHIKYQAQHTERQIKEEFEKIHQFLRDEEAARIAALKEEEEQKSHMMRRKIEEMSGEIASLSDQIRNTEKEMEAENIPFLLNVSSTLKKVHHTPKQHEKVSGALINVAKHLSNLKFRVWERMQKILQYYPVTLDPNTAHPNLHLSDDLTTVEYSPQKSLLPDNTERFDKSVCVLGSEGFNSGTHCWDVDVGDSEHWILGVISESECRKGERVWGSVLCLCYSKTIGKYWTCCPGQKRHLLTSREKVQRVRVQLDWDRGKVTFTDLLTSSHLHTITHTFTDTVFPFFYNYSSSPMRILPTNISVTMEQQS, from the exons atggctgctacaaaccctctgtcagaagaagagttttcatgtcctgtgtgctgtgacatcttcagggatcctgttTTACTGTCATGTacccacagtgtgtgtaaaacctgtctgcagcagttctgggaaaccaagggatctcaagaatgtccagtttgtaggaGAAGATCTTCTAAATCTGAACCTCCCCTTAATCGTGCATTAAAGAACCTGTGTGAGTCTTTTCTAGCGAGCAGGAGTCAGAGAtcttcagcagggtctgaggttctctgcagtctgcacaatgagaaactcaaagtcttctgtctggaggaccaacaggctgtatgtgtggtgtgtcagatttcaaaggAGCATAAAACTCAtgactgctgtccagtagaggaagctgtgtgtgactttaag aacaaactcaagacctcactagagtctctacagcagcatctgaaggtCTTAGAGGAACATAAACAAGTCTGtaagaaaacagcagcacacattaag tatcaggcccagcacacagagaggcagataaaggaggagtttgagaagatccaccagtttctaagagatgaagaagcagcaagaatagctgcactgaaggaggaagaggagcagaagagtcacatgatgaggaggaagattgaggagatgagtggagaaatagcatctctttcagatcaaatcagaaacacagagaaggagatggaagctgagaacatcccgttcttacta aacgtgtcgTCCACACTGAAAAA agttcatcacaccccaaaacaacatgagaaggtgtcaggagctctgatcaatgtagcaaaacatctttccaacctgaagttcagagtctgggagagaatgcagaagattctccagtact accctgttactctggaccccaacactgcacatccaaacctccacctgtctgatgatctcactactgtagaatACAGCCCACAGAAatcactgcttcctgataatacagagagatttgataagtctgtgtgtgtcctgggctctgagggctttaactcagggacccactgctgggatgttgatgttggagacagtgaaCACTGGATACTGGGTGTAATTAGCGAGTCTGAAtgtagaaagggagagagggtcTGGGGTTCAGTGTTGTGTTTATGCTACAGTAAAACCATTGGTAAATACTGGACATGCTGCCCAGGACAGAAACGTCACCTCCTCACATCTAGAGAGAaagtgcagagggtcagagttcagctggactgggacagggggaaagtgacattcactgatcttctaaccagttcacacctgcacactataacacacacttttactgacacTGTTTTCCCTTTTTTCTATAATTACAGTTCCTCTCCTATGAGGATCTTACCAACAAATATATCAGTAACAATGGAACAGCAAAGTTAA
- the LOC143498955 gene encoding E3 ubiquitin-protein ligase TRIM39-like, giving the protein MAATNTLSEEEFSCPVCCDIFRDPVVLSCSHSVCKTCLQQFWETKGSQECPVCRRRSSKSVPPCNLVLKNLCEAFLASRSQRSSAGSEVLCSLHNEKLKVFCLEDQQPVCVVCQISKAHKTHDCCPVEEAVCEFKDKLKTSLESLQQHLKFLEEHKEVCEKTAAHIKYQAQHTERQIKEEFEKIHQFLRDEEAARIAALKEEEEQKSLVMRRKIEEMSGEIASLSDQIRNTEKEMEAENIPFLLNVSSTLKQVHHTPKEHEKVSGALINVAKHLSNLKFRVWERMQKILQYYPVTLDPNTAHPNLHLSDDLTTVDLRPQDSLLPDNPERFDVCECVLGSEGFNSGTHCWDVDVGECEYWALGVIRESERRRGWRVWGSMWRLGYSKITGKYCTRCPGQTPHDFTRTEKVQRVRVQLDWDRGKVTFTDLLTSSRLHTITHTFTDTVFPLFYNYSSSPMRILPAKISVTVEQQS; this is encoded by the exons atggctgctacaaacactctgtcagaagaagagttttcatgtcctgtgtgctgtgacatcttcagggatcctgttgtactgtcatgtagccacagtgtgtgtaaaacctgtctgcagcagttctgggaaaccaagggatctcaagaatgtccagtttgtaggaGAAGATCTTCTAAATCTGTTCCTCCCTGTAATCTTGTCCTAAAGAACTTGTGTGAGGCTTTTCTAGCGAGCAGGAGTCAGAGAtcttcagcagggtctgaggttctctgcagtctgcacaatgagaaactcaaagtcttctgtctggaggaccaacagcctgtgtgtgtggtgtgtcagatttcaaaggcacataaaactcatgactgctgtccagtagaggaagctgtgtgtgaatttaag GacaaactcaagacctcactggagtctctacagcagcatctgaaATTTTTAGAGGAACATAAAGAAGtctgtgagaaaacagcagcacacattaag tatcaggcccagcacacagagaggcagataaaggaggagtttgagaagatccaccagtttctaagagatgaagaagcagcaagaatagctgcactgaaggaggaagaggagcagaagagtctcgtgatgaggaggaagattgaggagatgagtggagaaatagcatctctttcagatcaaatcagaaacacagagaaggagatggaagctgagaacatcccgttcttacta aatgtgtcgtccacattgaaaca agttcatcacacgccaaaggaacatgagaaggtgtcaggagctctgatcaatgtagcaaaacatctttccaacctgaagttcagagtctgggagagaatgcagaagattctccagtact accctgttactctggaccccaacactgcacatccaaacctccacctgtctgatgatctcactactgtagaCCTGAGACCACAGGActcactgcttcctgataatccagagagatttgatgtgtgtgagtgtgtcctgggctctgagggctttaactcagggacacactgctgggatgttgatgttggagagTGTGAATACTGGGCactgggtgtaattagagaGTCTGAAAGGAGAAGGGGATGGAGGGTCTGGGGTTCAATGTGGCGTCTGGGCTACAGTAAAATCACTGGTAAATACTGCACACGCTGCCCAGGACAGACACCTCACGACTTCACACGTACAGAGAaagtgcagagggtcagagttcagctggactgggacagggggaaagtgacattcactgatcttctaaccagttcacgcctgcacactataacacacacttttactgacactgttttccctttattctataattacagttcctctcctatgaggatcttaccagcaaagatatcagtaactgtggaacagcaaagttaa